One stretch of Nitrososphaerota archaeon DNA includes these proteins:
- a CDS encoding molybdopterin-dependent oxidoreductase — translation MEFVVAVDYFLRPWTHNYVDVVLPAATNYERFEPFIWFGRKIYVRKPVVKPYLEAKTDWQIVFDLAVRLGYAKEFWDGDTKKGLDYILQKAGVTTDEIPIPEGKEIPPPGSEEYKKYEKGLLRRDKKPGFPTPTGKVEIWSTILEKHGYDPLPVFKEPEESPISRPDLAQKYPLILITGSRVPMYTHSKWRELSWLRDLMPYPILNINPEDAEKRNIEEGDLVVVENSHGKIKVKAHLTYIVPPGVVDVFHGWAMVPEAHANVLIPRLFDPISGFPTYKAALCQVYKEV, via the coding sequence ATGGAGTTTGTTGTGGCGGTTGACTACTTCCTTAGGCCTTGGACGCATAATTATGTCGACGTAGTTTTGCCAGCGGCAACCAACTATGAGAGGTTTGAACCCTTCATCTGGTTTGGGAGGAAGATTTACGTTAGGAAGCCTGTTGTAAAGCCTTACTTGGAGGCAAAAACCGATTGGCAAATAGTATTTGATTTAGCTGTCCGACTGGGCTATGCAAAGGAGTTTTGGGATGGCGATACCAAGAAAGGGCTTGACTATATTCTGCAGAAGGCTGGTGTAACCACAGACGAAATACCCATCCCAGAAGGCAAGGAGATACCTCCACCTGGCTCAGAGGAATATAAGAAATACGAGAAGGGGTTGCTGCGAAGGGATAAGAAGCCTGGTTTCCCGACACCAACTGGCAAGGTTGAAATATGGTCCACAATCTTGGAGAAGCATGGTTATGACCCGCTCCCAGTCTTCAAAGAGCCAGAAGAATCGCCCATAAGCAGGCCGGATTTAGCTCAGAAGTATCCGCTTATCTTAATCACGGGCTCTAGGGTTCCTATGTATACGCATAGTAAGTGGAGGGAGCTTTCGTGGCTTAGAGACCTTATGCCTTACCCAATACTCAATATAAACCCTGAGGATGCGGAGAAAAGGAATATCGAAGAGGGTGATCTTGTCGTAGTCGAGAATAGCCACGGAAAGATTAAGGTGAAAGCCCATTTAACCTACATCGTACCCCCAGGTGTTGTTGACGTCTTCCACGGCTGGGCGATGGTTCCCGAAGCACACGCTAATGTGCTTATACCAAGGCTTTTCGATCCTATCTCGGGTTTCCCCACATATAAGGCGGCGCTTTGCCAAGTCTACAAGGAGGTGTAA
- a CDS encoding DUF92 domain-containing protein has protein sequence MPLPLSDIVVGFVFITLLSYLAFRLRALSLSGAIASTAIGMIIFVGSGCWGWLLVMIIFFVTASFFTRYKYAYKRCLGAAEAKGGARSWVNAVSNGGAAALFAAAEYLFGGDIFAAAFLGVVATAASDTLATEVGLLSKTKPRLIVDLRRQVEPGTSGGVTPLGTSMAVVGALIIGFSAYMLGFFSGSLFKVVAVAAAGGTLGSIGDSLLGALLQEKYKCAVCGRVVEQPTHHGVKGSFVSGIPRFDNNLVNLTSTFIGAFAAMAVFLLMS, from the coding sequence ATGCCACTGCCGCTATCCGATATAGTAGTAGGGTTCGTGTTTATAACGCTCCTCTCTTACCTAGCATTCAGACTACGAGCCCTTAGTCTAAGCGGCGCAATAGCCTCCACAGCGATAGGTATGATAATTTTTGTTGGCTCCGGTTGTTGGGGTTGGCTGCTCGTAATGATAATCTTCTTCGTAACAGCCTCATTCTTCACACGCTACAAATATGCATACAAACGCTGCCTTGGCGCAGCAGAAGCCAAAGGAGGCGCCAGAAGCTGGGTCAATGCAGTATCAAACGGCGGGGCAGCAGCTTTGTTCGCCGCAGCCGAATATCTCTTTGGTGGGGACATCTTTGCAGCAGCGTTTCTCGGTGTTGTGGCTACAGCAGCATCGGATACGCTTGCAACCGAAGTAGGGTTACTGAGTAAGACGAAGCCTCGACTTATAGTGGATCTTCGCCGCCAAGTCGAACCAGGCACCTCCGGTGGTGTAACGCCTCTAGGCACCAGCATGGCTGTTGTGGGCGCTTTGATCATCGGCTTCTCTGCATATATGCTTGGTTTCTTTAGCGGCTCTCTGTTTAAGGTGGTTGCTGTCGCCGCCGCGGGCGGTACACTAGGCTCGATAGGCGATAGTTTACTGGGCGCTCTTCTGCAAGAAAAGTACAAATGCGCAGTCTGCGGTAGAGTTGTTGAACAGCCTACGCACCACGGTGTTAAAGGCTCCTTCGTATCAGGCATACCTAGGTTTGATAATAACCTCGTTAATCTAACCTCTACATTCATAGGCGCGTTTGCCGCTATGGCTGTCTTTCTGCTTATGAGTTAG